A genomic stretch from Candidatus Schekmanbacteria bacterium includes:
- a CDS encoding ABC transporter ATP-binding protein produces the protein MNSSQSSSAPDISIKIELVKKTYDSIVALDSLSLDIHTGEIIGLLGPNGAGKTTLLSILSAAIKPSDGSVHISGIDILKNPRQIKSLIGIVPQDISLYNELTPDENIYFFSRMYGVSGKSLIENAQRLLRFAGLESRKDDRIKTLSGGMKRRINFACGLVNSPKILLLDEPTVGIDPQSREHIYAMIKELKTSGVTILLATHYISEAEALCDRIAIIDKGKILMVHTINDYFEMFREKLELTRIDMEKIFLYVTGKELRD, from the coding sequence GTGAATTCATCTCAAAGTTCATCTGCTCCTGATATAAGCATAAAAATAGAGCTTGTAAAAAAAACATATGACAGCATAGTTGCACTTGATTCCCTTTCTCTTGATATTCACACCGGAGAGATAATCGGATTACTCGGGCCGAATGGAGCCGGAAAAACCACTCTACTCTCAATCCTTTCAGCCGCGATAAAACCATCAGATGGTTCGGTTCATATTTCAGGAATAGATATACTAAAAAATCCCCGGCAGATTAAATCGCTCATTGGGATAGTACCGCAGGACATATCCCTTTATAATGAACTCACTCCCGATGAAAATATTTATTTCTTCTCACGTATGTACGGAGTAAGTGGAAAGAGCCTCATAGAAAACGCACAGAGGCTGCTCAGATTTGCCGGGTTAGAATCAAGAAAAGATGACCGTATAAAAACCCTTTCAGGCGGGATGAAGAGACGTATCAACTTTGCCTGCGGACTTGTAAATTCTCCAAAGATCCTCCTTCTCGATGAACCCACAGTAGGCATTGACCCGCAGTCAAGGGAGCACATATACGCAATGATAAAAGAGCTTAAAACAAGCGGTGTGACAATATTGCTCGCAACCCATTATATAAGCGAAGCTGAGGCATTGTGCGACCGCATTGCCATAATAGACAAGGGAAAGATATTGATGGTTCACACCATCAATGATTATTTTGAAATGTTCAGAGAAAAACTGGAACTAACGCGAATCGATATGGAAAAAATATTCCTCTATGTAACGGGGAAGGAACTTCGCGACTAA
- a CDS encoding c-type cytochrome, whose product MDTKKRNILGALAVVLLLVAAITLTPLIMNKVSAKCDKGITTGKTLFQANCSSCHTSLKQIRGESKGEFTKTVLNGSTEGAGESSGEAGEAGESAGADISGSMPSFKGVLTRQQIAKIWMYVKNPKKACSGGGGGGPVANPTYDADIKSILSSYCISCHKGASPSAGVKLDTYADAVANASAMKTAVDAGTMPPSGSLAADLVTTIDNWVNNGTPQN is encoded by the coding sequence ATGGACACTAAGAAAAGAAACATTTTGGGAGCTTTAGCGGTCGTTCTATTATTAGTAGCAGCAATTACTCTTACGCCACTTATCATGAACAAAGTATCAGCTAAATGCGACAAAGGGATCACTACCGGTAAAACTCTTTTTCAGGCAAACTGCTCTAGCTGCCATACAAGTTTGAAGCAAATCAGAGGTGAAAGCAAAGGGGAATTCACTAAAACCGTACTCAATGGTTCAACTGAAGGAGCCGGTGAGAGTTCCGGTGAAGCTGGAGAAGCAGGAGAAAGTGCAGGTGCAGATATAAGCGGCTCAATGCCTTCTTTTAAAGGAGTGCTTACCAGACAGCAGATAGCGAAGATATGGATGTATGTCAAAAATCCTAAAAAGGCATGTTCTGGCGGTGGCGGCGGCGGACCGGTCGCAAATCCAACTTATGACGCCGACATAAAGTCTATTCTTTCTTCTTACTGCATATCCTGTCACAAAGGTGCATCGCCATCAGCAGGAGTGAAACTCGACACTTATGCAGATGCAGTTGCAAATGCAAGTGCCATGAAAACCGCTGTTGACGCAGGCACAATGCCGCCAAGCGGATCTTTAGCAGCTGATCTTGTAACAACTATAGATAACTGGGTAAACAACGGGACACCGCAGAACTAA
- a CDS encoding ABC transporter permease, with translation MKIFFIMLKEFKLLLRDRMSILLMTAVPIVVISVAGIALSGIYGKTGSGFKIYLPVVDLDKRKLSGMLPEILRKSGIFTVEMVSEDEAYRLVRDTNKAAAALIIPKDFTKNCLMGEKQKLILLTDPAKAIEISAVKSALKEFESRISLTLQSMKNIKLSTLPLLFSLNPELTASKFKSMMEKEYSGSLVLEEENLTGIKKNLTSFDQNVPGFSIMFAMFGMLYGFSESVFKERDEDRTLRRFLSAPVGITSLLAGKLIAKITTGFFQMMILFAFGYYAFDMSLGNSLAGIVITALGISFSAASIGLFVSSISNTREQARSMGTLVILTLSGLGGCWWPLFIEPSWMQKLSYIAMPAWGMNCFYNFMLRGKDIAGSVYYLAGLYAYGAVILIAGLVIFSRWDERRLL, from the coding sequence ATGAAAATCTTTTTCATAATGCTGAAAGAATTCAAACTCCTTTTGCGCGACCGCATGTCAATACTGCTTATGACGGCAGTCCCGATAGTTGTAATATCAGTTGCGGGAATCGCTTTAAGCGGCATTTACGGGAAAACCGGCTCCGGATTTAAAATCTATCTTCCTGTTGTTGACCTTGATAAACGCAAGCTTTCCGGAATGCTTCCTGAGATCCTGAGAAAAAGCGGGATATTCACAGTTGAAATGGTCTCAGAAGATGAAGCATACAGGCTTGTACGTGATACCAATAAAGCTGCTGCCGCCCTCATAATTCCGAAAGATTTTACAAAAAACTGCCTCATGGGAGAAAAGCAGAAGCTCATTCTTCTCACCGACCCTGCCAAGGCAATCGAGATAAGCGCAGTCAAAAGCGCATTAAAAGAATTCGAATCAAGAATTTCACTGACACTTCAGTCAATGAAAAACATAAAATTATCAACGCTTCCTCTTTTGTTTTCTCTTAATCCAGAGCTCACTGCATCAAAATTCAAATCCATGATGGAGAAGGAATATTCAGGTTCACTGGTACTTGAAGAGGAAAACCTGACAGGGATAAAAAAGAACCTCACATCTTTTGATCAAAATGTCCCGGGCTTCAGCATCATGTTCGCCATGTTCGGAATGCTTTATGGCTTCTCGGAAAGCGTATTTAAGGAACGTGATGAAGACAGGACTTTGAGAAGATTTCTTTCGGCTCCGGTAGGAATAACTTCCCTTCTTGCCGGAAAACTTATTGCAAAGATAACAACCGGTTTTTTCCAGATGATGATATTGTTTGCCTTCGGGTACTATGCCTTTGACATGTCGCTCGGCAATTCCCTTGCAGGGATCGTTATAACTGCGCTCGGCATTTCATTCAGCGCAGCATCTATCGGGCTATTTGTTTCCAGCATATCAAATACAAGGGAGCAGGCGCGCTCCATGGGAACACTTGTTATCCTCACCCTTTCAGGTCTCGGCGGATGCTGGTGGCCTCTGTTTATAGAGCCGTCATGGATGCAGAAGCTTTCATATATTGCCATGCCTGCCTGGGGGATGAACTGCTTTTACAACTTCATGCTGC
- a CDS encoding YceI family protein, translating to MKIPEKVFNTLFFLPIVIFLASQAYAGEPVKFTFTSPESKVVFEGSSTFHDFDGKASEISGFAEGDIENLEDTSKGTFEVKVVSMTTNHEKRDSNMMEDMAEKLFPVISFNLTRIAILKKPASESDHYLVKISGELAMHGVKKDIAFPATMSLSDKAINLKASVPLSLKDFDIKPRTFLFMSVKDQIKVDFDLTGVRI from the coding sequence ATGAAAATCCCGGAAAAAGTATTTAATACTCTTTTTTTTCTGCCAATTGTTATTTTTCTGGCATCGCAGGCTTATGCCGGCGAACCAGTAAAATTCACCTTCACGTCACCGGAAAGCAAAGTAGTATTCGAGGGAAGCTCGACATTTCATGACTTTGACGGCAAAGCATCTGAAATCTCCGGTTTTGCTGAAGGCGACATAGAAAATCTTGAGGATACCTCAAAAGGGACTTTTGAAGTCAAGGTCGTATCAATGACAACAAACCATGAAAAACGCGACAGTAACATGATGGAAGACATGGCGGAGAAATTATTCCCTGTAATTTCATTTAATCTTACGAGGATAGCAATTCTTAAAAAACCTGCTTCCGAAAGCGACCATTATCTTGTGAAAATAAGCGGAGAGCTGGCTATGCATGGAGTAAAAAAAGACATTGCATTTCCTGCGACAATGTCACTCTCCGATAAAGCAATAAACCTTAAAGCCTCCGTACCTCTTTCGCTCAAAGATTTTGACATCAAGCCAAGAACTTTTCTTTTCATGAGTGTGAAAGACCAGATCAAAGTTGATTTTGACCTGACAGGTGTCAGAATCTGA
- a CDS encoding SDR family oxidoreductase, with protein MAKTFFITGATGLLGSSIAQRLLRDSNRIIFLARSKDKISAYDRIIDAISFWGNKPDISRNHRIDVIEGDVDAKNFGLSKSDISLVKDSSPALIHCSACTSFDERNREATFKTNLEGTHNLLELAIETNCRELNYVSTAYVAGDTDRRFFEDDLDMSQKFNNSYEESKFEAEKLLRHFHNKTNISLNVFRPSIIMGDSVCGKTFNFNGLYTYIRAISAIGKKYSCKDGKIPLRLECNKNTVKNIVPVDFVSRAVSEIVKSESERGLRTYHLTNPNPPTLERLNSTLHEILGLAKLDLISESGNGEKCLSKREMLLKNSISAYRPYLFNEPELDLSQTSFILKEKGVLFPSTDKKYFFLIINYFMNTLGKELNLCTSLINNFEIMMNAYIGKEVIPGLSSLTQEFVLTLKDTCKSYRIKIENGRLKAFDFNIPERTCFRFITSSATFENLLETKIRPQDAFFKKKIEIEGSVIEALSLSTVFEKFFQIFREQMNAA; from the coding sequence ATGGCAAAAACATTTTTCATAACAGGGGCAACAGGACTTCTTGGCAGCAGCATAGCACAAAGGCTGCTCAGGGATTCCAACCGCATCATATTCCTTGCAAGAAGCAAAGATAAAATAAGCGCATATGACAGGATAATTGATGCTATCAGTTTCTGGGGGAATAAACCTGATATATCAAGGAACCACAGAATCGATGTCATTGAAGGTGATGTAGATGCAAAAAACTTCGGCCTGAGTAAAAGCGATATCTCATTAGTCAAAGACTCCTCCCCTGCATTGATACACTGCTCGGCATGCACATCCTTTGACGAAAGAAACCGTGAAGCCACTTTTAAAACCAATCTCGAAGGCACTCATAATCTTCTTGAGCTGGCCATTGAGACAAACTGCAGAGAATTAAACTATGTAAGCACTGCATATGTTGCAGGAGATACGGACAGGAGATTTTTTGAGGATGACCTGGACATGTCTCAAAAGTTCAACAATTCATACGAGGAATCAAAATTCGAAGCCGAGAAACTTTTGCGGCATTTTCATAATAAGACAAACATCAGTTTAAACGTCTTCAGACCATCTATAATAATGGGTGACTCTGTTTGCGGAAAAACTTTCAATTTCAACGGACTTTATACTTACATCAGAGCAATATCTGCAATAGGGAAAAAATATTCCTGCAAAGACGGCAAGATCCCTTTGCGTCTTGAATGTAATAAGAATACCGTCAAGAACATCGTTCCCGTAGATTTTGTCTCCAGAGCAGTGTCAGAAATTGTAAAATCAGAAAGCGAAAGAGGATTGCGGACATACCATCTTACGAACCCGAATCCTCCAACACTAGAGCGGCTTAACAGCACACTCCATGAGATACTTGGATTGGCAAAGCTTGACCTGATCTCAGAATCAGGCAATGGGGAAAAATGTCTTTCAAAACGGGAAATGCTCTTAAAGAATTCAATCAGCGCTTACAGACCTTATCTCTTCAACGAACCGGAGCTTGATCTATCGCAGACGAGTTTTATTCTTAAAGAAAAAGGAGTGTTATTCCCTTCCACAGATAAAAAATACTTTTTTCTGATCATAAACTATTTCATGAACACTCTCGGAAAGGAGCTTAATTTGTGCACATCGCTTATAAATAACTTTGAAATAATGATGAACGCTTATATCGGCAAAGAGGTAATCCCCGGGTTATCCTCTCTCACACAGGAATTTGTTCTTACTCTGAAAGATACGTGTAAAAGTTACCGGATAAAGATTGAAAATGGCAGGCTTAAAGCATTTGATTTTAACATACCGGAGAGAACATGTTTCAGGTTCATCACTTCCAGCGCAACATTTGAAAACCTTCTGGAAACAAAAATCCGCCCGCAAGATGCTTTCTTCAAAAAAAAGATAGAGATAGAAGGCTCAGTAATTGAAGCTTTATCGCTTTCCACTGTATTTGAAAAGTTCTTCCAGATATTCAGGGAACAAATGAATGCTGCTTAA
- a CDS encoding U32 family peptidase, with the protein MRITLPTTFEKSYADSIAEINSKRDREDNQIAEFYGSMQTSVLGSARPSKYLPSPSYIELKKHIEYIESLGIEFSYLANAPCLGNIEYSGNGRLEIESFLSRLSDAGVKQMVITIPYLMEIVREKFPHIKIAASSICYISNLKIAKRFEELGIERIVIDPDKNRDFKTLNKICSSVSSEIEVIANHTCIHHCSYEYYHYSNTGHGSQKFNGEAEKPYNQYNLLACTLKKLESPWEFLASPWIRPEDTDFLADAGVKWIKLAGRGSSPEALLELAGAYVKKAYKGNLIPFLGWCHWNSFRKTEEGNTLPSLEIKLDPLKLNGFMDKFRNGYCCDDGCDTCDYCKKTALEAITYDSELIKLYGAELASRIATITKSVFATDAHYNQEERIPKLKVIK; encoded by the coding sequence ATGAGAATAACGCTACCAACTACGTTTGAGAAAAGCTATGCTGACAGCATAGCAGAGATAAACAGCAAACGTGACAGGGAAGACAACCAAATAGCCGAATTTTACGGCAGCATGCAGACATCTGTATTAGGCTCAGCAAGACCTTCCAAGTACCTTCCCTCCCCTTCATACATAGAGCTGAAAAAACATATAGAGTATATTGAAAGCCTTGGGATTGAGTTCAGCTATCTTGCAAACGCTCCATGTCTGGGAAATATAGAATACTCCGGTAATGGACGTCTTGAGATAGAAAGCTTTCTTTCAAGACTTTCTGATGCCGGCGTAAAACAAATGGTCATCACCATTCCATATCTTATGGAGATAGTCAGGGAAAAGTTTCCCCACATAAAAATTGCTGCATCATCCATCTGCTACATATCCAATTTAAAAATTGCAAAACGTTTCGAAGAGCTTGGGATTGAAAGGATAGTCATAGACCCAGATAAGAACAGAGATTTTAAAACACTAAATAAAATCTGCTCATCCGTATCATCTGAAATTGAGGTCATAGCGAACCATACCTGTATTCACCATTGCTCATACGAATATTATCATTACAGTAACACCGGACATGGGAGTCAGAAGTTCAATGGTGAAGCAGAAAAACCATACAACCAGTATAATCTATTAGCATGCACGCTGAAAAAACTTGAATCACCCTGGGAATTCCTTGCATCTCCGTGGATAAGGCCTGAAGATACTGATTTTCTTGCAGACGCAGGTGTTAAATGGATCAAACTTGCGGGGAGGGGTTCATCACCGGAAGCTCTTCTTGAATTAGCCGGAGCTTATGTAAAAAAGGCTTACAAAGGAAATCTCATCCCATTTCTTGGCTGGTGCCACTGGAACAGTTTCAGAAAAACAGAAGAAGGAAATACACTTCCGTCACTTGAGATTAAGCTTGATCCCTTGAAACTTAACGGCTTCATGGACAAATTCCGGAACGGCTACTGCTGCGACGATGGGTGCGATACCTGCGACTATTGTAAAAAAACGGCATTGGAAGCCATAACATATGACTCTGAACTGATAAAGCTGTATGGAGCTGAACTGGCATCAAGGATTGCAACAATCACAAAATCCGTATTTGCAACCGACGCCCATTATAATCAGGAAGAAAGAATTCCAAAGCTAAAGGTAATCAAATAA
- a CDS encoding alpha/beta fold hydrolase, translating to MFDERVSLKKDSLDIALNIDGIISYPENGKCTKSACIFPPHPKLGGDIDNNVVKAISELLVSNSFFTGRFNYRGVGKSDMEVSGISLYDYWSALDARGDFSSIISDSQFTTREIMRLSGTESVAIAGYSFGTMIAAELCRQEYVSSCVLISPPVSIYDYSCLSGFNGKILFIVAENDLGVTKEETLALMEKLGLNGTLELIPGEDHFYRGSEEKICEFISKFICS from the coding sequence ATGTTCGATGAAAGAGTAAGCCTGAAAAAAGACTCTCTTGATATTGCCCTTAATATTGATGGAATAATCTCCTACCCGGAAAATGGCAAATGCACCAAATCAGCGTGCATCTTTCCACCTCATCCGAAACTTGGCGGAGATATTGACAACAATGTCGTTAAAGCGATATCAGAATTGCTAGTTTCAAATTCATTTTTCACAGGCCGTTTTAACTACAGGGGAGTTGGCAAGAGCGACATGGAAGTCTCAGGCATCTCATTATACGATTACTGGAGCGCTCTTGATGCACGGGGAGATTTTAGCAGCATAATATCCGATTCACAGTTTACTACCCGTGAAATCATGCGCCTCTCCGGAACTGAATCAGTAGCCATTGCCGGCTACTCCTTTGGCACCATGATTGCAGCAGAGCTTTGCCGGCAGGAATATGTATCTTCATGCGTTCTCATATCCCCTCCTGTTTCCATTTATGATTATTCTTGTCTTTCAGGTTTTAATGGTAAAATTCTTTTTATAGTTGCAGAAAATGACCTTGGTGTCACGAAAGAGGAAACTTTAGCTCTCATGGAAAAACTCGGGCTTAATGGCACATTGGAATTAATCCCCGGTGAAGATCATTTTTACAGAGGGTCTGAGGAAAAAATCTGTGAATTCATCTCAAAGTTCATCTGCTCCTGA